One part of the Lycium ferocissimum isolate CSIRO_LF1 chromosome 8, AGI_CSIRO_Lferr_CH_V1, whole genome shotgun sequence genome encodes these proteins:
- the LOC132066734 gene encoding uncharacterized protein LOC132066734 codes for MIFNVLQVQGNSESNCTDEFECGTLGVMKFPFTNSSNPERGLCKFNCQAKPYPKIDLGGHKYDALVKKGDFFLVSDPKLHKQLENKNCKSFYKKISFPISPLITFQIVPNLTLYRCKHSHGTNQKATDSFFQSFDRYNKREEFNVYYRHPRKTLGNTSAKISGKLPKHCSLVQLPIPLPTPSKSYSNDLFELLTSNILLDWELSKDCHDCVDKGGKMSD; via the coding sequence ATGATCTTTAACGTACTTCAAGTACAAGGTAACTCCGAATCCAACTGCACCGATGAATTCGAGTGTGGAACCCTTGGAGTTATGAAGTTTCCTTTCACAAATTCCAGCAACCCTGAGCGCGGATTGTGCAAGTTTAATTGTCAGGCTAAACCATATCCAAAGATTGACCTTGGTGGACACAAATATGATGCTTTAGTCAAGAAGGGTGATTTTTTCCTGGTTTCAGATCCTAAGCTTCACAAGCAATTAGAAAACAAAAATTGTAAGtctttttacaaaaaaatcTCATTTCCAATCTCCCCTTTGATTACTTTCCAGATTGTTCCTAACTTAACCTTGTACAGATGCAAACATAGTCATGGCACTAACCAGAAAGCAACAGACTCCTTTTTCCAAAGTTTTGATAGATACAACAAGCGTGAAGAGTTTAATGTTTACTATCGCCATCCCAGAAAAACATTGGGAAATACTAGTGCTAAGATAAGTGGCAAACTTCCAAAGCACTGTTCACTTGTACAATTGCCAATTCCATTGCCTACACCATCTAAATCATATTCCAATGACTTGTTTGAACTGTTGACTTCAAATATTCTACTAGACTGGGAGTTGTCCAAAGATTGTCATGACTGTGTTGACAAAGGAGGGAAAATGTCTGATTGA